A genomic segment from Comamonas terrigena NBRC 13299 encodes:
- a CDS encoding CinA family protein, with protein sequence MPTPLHDTLSALAQALVARGWMMATAESCTGGLIAAACTDLPGSSRWLERGFVTYSNAAKTELLGVPAELIAQHGAVSEPVARAMAVGAARHAPVQASVAVTGVAGPDGGSADKPVGTVWFGWSVQGELHTACLRFAGDRAAVRQQTRDHALQQLLALVAASAP encoded by the coding sequence ATGCCCACCCCTTTGCACGACACCCTCTCCGCCCTGGCCCAGGCCCTGGTGGCACGCGGCTGGATGATGGCCACCGCGGAAAGCTGCACCGGCGGCCTGATTGCCGCCGCCTGCACCGACCTGCCCGGTTCCAGCCGCTGGCTGGAGCGGGGCTTTGTCACCTATTCCAATGCCGCCAAGACCGAGCTGCTGGGGGTGCCTGCGGAGCTGATTGCACAGCACGGCGCCGTCAGCGAGCCGGTGGCCCGCGCCATGGCTGTGGGCGCCGCCCGGCACGCACCGGTACAGGCCAGCGTGGCCGTCACCGGCGTGGCCGGCCCGGACGGCGGCAGCGCCGACAAGCCGGTGGGCACGGTGTGGTTTGGCTGGTCGGTGCAAGGCGAGCTGCACACGGCCTGCCTGCGCTTCGCAGGCGACCGTGCGGCCGTGCGCCAGCAGACACGCGACCACGCGCTGCAGCAGTTGCTGGCCCTGGTCGCAGCATCCGCACCCTAG
- a CDS encoding phosphatidylglycerophosphatase A family protein yields MMAHPAHLIALGFGSGLGRIAPGTVGTLWGWLSFLVLQLWLTPAQIGWLLLASLCVGWWACTVTARHLRVADPGHIVWDEVLAMWIILWLTMPMGFWGQLAAFVLFRFFDAAKPQPVKWADRLFKGFGWKGGWGIMFDDLVAAFCTLLVMAVWRHLTR; encoded by the coding sequence ATGATGGCCCACCCGGCCCACCTGATTGCCCTGGGCTTTGGCAGCGGCCTGGGCCGCATCGCACCTGGCACCGTGGGCACGCTGTGGGGCTGGCTGTCGTTTCTGGTGCTGCAGCTGTGGCTGACGCCGGCACAGATCGGCTGGCTGCTGCTGGCCTCGCTGTGCGTGGGCTGGTGGGCCTGCACCGTCACCGCCCGCCACCTGCGCGTGGCCGACCCCGGCCACATCGTCTGGGACGAGGTGCTGGCCATGTGGATCATCCTGTGGCTGACCATGCCCATGGGCTTCTGGGGCCAGCTGGCGGCCTTTGTCTTGTTCCGTTTCTTTGATGCTGCCAAGCCCCAGCCCGTGAAATGGGCCGACCGGCTGTTCAAGGGCTTTGGCTGGAAAGGAGGCTGGGGCATCATGTTCGATGACCTGGTCGCCGCCTTCTGCACCCTGCTGGTCATGGCCGTCTGGCGCCACCTGACCCGCTGA
- a CDS encoding cation:proton antiporter: MPDMLSFWSQWLRPSAGLPAVHWAVLLAVAAVVGSLCQRQTGIPKVVGYAMVGALAGLLGFSGSEWPLHGPVLFLVELGVAVVLFECGGRIALRWFRHNPMVLVQSVLESALTYAAVFFTLRWLDLPPHIASPLAMIAMASSPVLLRRVSDDTHASGPVTDRAMVLATLSTLYALTIGSAKAEIFARPTTSLLDDISPVLVVLGISVLMAALLALLMRLALRFMSPTSENTSILILALIAAASAVAAHLGGSAPLAALLAGMVLKHMHPRPWAWPRQLGTASSLLTMLMFVLVSSVATSASGGWALGLATLALIVVRLLAKSVGVAVGNIGSGSSWRQSAWVACAMAPMSAVALLLASQFAQAAPEAGQLIASIALPAIVLMELAGAVLATMALYRAGEGTGWRGARRNQVAAPNAPAPAPAAAPEPTPAPTAAGDRDAA, from the coding sequence ATGCCTGACATGTTGAGCTTTTGGTCCCAATGGCTGCGCCCCTCCGCCGGCCTTCCTGCCGTGCACTGGGCCGTGCTGCTGGCGGTGGCCGCCGTCGTCGGTTCGCTGTGCCAGCGCCAGACCGGTATTCCCAAAGTGGTGGGCTATGCCATGGTCGGCGCGCTTGCTGGCTTGCTGGGGTTTTCTGGGTCGGAATGGCCGCTGCACGGCCCGGTGCTGTTCCTGGTGGAGCTGGGAGTGGCCGTGGTGCTGTTCGAATGCGGCGGGCGCATTGCGCTGCGCTGGTTCCGCCACAACCCCATGGTGCTGGTGCAAAGCGTGCTCGAATCCGCGCTGACCTATGCCGCCGTGTTCTTCACGCTGCGCTGGCTGGACCTACCGCCCCACATCGCCAGCCCGCTGGCCATGATTGCCATGGCCTCATCGCCGGTGTTGCTGCGCCGCGTCAGCGACGACACCCATGCTAGCGGCCCGGTCACAGACCGCGCCATGGTACTGGCCACGCTGTCCACCCTGTATGCACTGACCATCGGCAGCGCCAAGGCGGAGATCTTTGCCCGTCCCACCACCTCGCTGCTGGACGATATCTCGCCGGTGCTGGTGGTGCTGGGCATCTCGGTGCTGATGGCCGCGCTCCTGGCCCTGCTGATGCGCCTGGCGCTGCGCTTCATGAGCCCCACCAGCGAAAACACCTCCATCCTCATTCTGGCGCTGATTGCCGCCGCCAGCGCCGTAGCGGCCCACCTGGGCGGATCGGCCCCACTGGCCGCGCTGCTGGCGGGCATGGTACTCAAGCACATGCACCCGCGCCCCTGGGCCTGGCCGCGCCAGCTGGGCACGGCCTCCAGCCTGTTGACCATGCTGATGTTCGTGCTGGTCTCCAGCGTCGCCACCAGTGCCTCCGGTGGCTGGGCGCTGGGACTGGCCACTCTGGCACTGATTGTGGTGCGCCTGCTGGCCAAGTCGGTGGGCGTGGCGGTCGGCAATATCGGCTCGGGCAGTAGCTGGCGCCAGTCGGCGTGGGTGGCCTGCGCCATGGCGCCGATGTCGGCCGTGGCGCTGCTGCTGGCATCGCAGTTTGCCCAGGCCGCCCCCGAAGCCGGGCAACTGATTGCCAGCATTGCCCTGCCCGCCATCGTGCTGATGGAGCTGGCCGGCGCCGTGCTGGCCACCATGGCGCTGTACCGCGCCGGCGAAGGCACGGGCTGGCGTGGCGCACGGCGCAACCAGGTGGCGGCGCCCAACGCCCCTGCCCCGGCGCCCGCCGCCGCACCCGAACCCACCCCGGCCCCCACTGCTGCAGGAGACCGCGATGCCGCTTGA
- a CDS encoding YbdK family carboxylate-amine ligase, translating to MPLETFHTSAPLTLGVELELQLVNTHDYDLAPYAEDMIRLMHKTPLPGSVVPEMTSSMIEISTDICHSAAEVLHQLTPIRDALVRNADKLNIAVIGGGTHPFQLWHQQRIYDKPRFQELSALYGYLSKQFTIFGQHVHIGCPGPDEALLMLHRMSRYIPHCIALSASSPFVQAQDTAFDSARLNSVFAFPLSGRAPCVLTWKEFEQYFDKMTATGVVKSMKDFYWDIRPKPEFGTIEIRVFDTPLTIERAAALAGYVQALAAWFIDTQPFTPQEDDYLVYTYNRFQACRFGLDAVYVDPADGSHLPLAEHILRTMDQIAPQAERLGAAPALQMLRSEVQRQHNDARWLRERQQDEQLLAEVVRQAGLRFRGAA from the coding sequence ATGCCGCTTGAGACTTTTCACACCTCCGCCCCGCTGACCCTGGGCGTGGAGCTGGAGCTGCAACTGGTCAACACCCACGACTATGACCTGGCACCCTATGCCGAGGACATGATCCGGCTGATGCACAAGACGCCGCTCCCCGGCTCGGTGGTGCCGGAGATGACCAGCAGCATGATCGAGATCTCCACCGACATCTGCCACAGCGCCGCCGAGGTGCTGCACCAGCTCACGCCCATCCGCGATGCCCTGGTCAGGAATGCCGACAAGCTGAACATCGCCGTGATTGGCGGCGGCACCCACCCGTTCCAGCTCTGGCACCAGCAGCGCATCTATGACAAGCCGCGCTTTCAGGAGCTGTCGGCCCTGTATGGCTACCTGTCCAAGCAGTTCACCATCTTCGGCCAGCATGTGCACATCGGCTGCCCCGGGCCGGACGAGGCGCTGCTGATGCTGCACCGCATGAGCCGCTACATCCCGCACTGCATTGCGCTGTCGGCCAGCAGCCCGTTCGTGCAGGCCCAGGACACGGCGTTCGACTCGGCACGGCTGAACTCGGTCTTTGCCTTTCCGCTGTCGGGACGTGCACCCTGCGTGCTGACCTGGAAGGAGTTCGAGCAGTATTTCGACAAGATGACCGCCACCGGTGTGGTCAAAAGCATGAAGGATTTCTACTGGGACATCCGTCCCAAGCCCGAGTTCGGCACCATCGAAATCCGCGTGTTCGACACGCCCTTGACCATCGAGCGCGCCGCCGCGCTGGCCGGCTATGTGCAGGCACTGGCGGCCTGGTTCATCGACACCCAGCCCTTCACGCCGCAGGAAGACGACTACCTCGTCTACACCTACAACCGCTTCCAGGCGTGCCGCTTCGGGCTGGACGCCGTCTATGTGGACCCGGCCGACGGCAGCCACCTGCCGCTGGCCGAGCACATTCTGCGCACCATGGACCAGATTGCGCCGCAGGCCGAGCGCCTGGGCGCCGCACCTGCGCTGCAGATGCTGCGCAGCGAGGTCCAGCGCCAGCACAACGATGCCCGCTGGCTGCGCGAGCGCCAGCAGGACGAACAGCTGCTGGCCGAAGTGGTGCGCCAGGCCGGGTTGCGCTTTCGCGGTGCCGCATGA
- the apaG gene encoding Co2+/Mg2+ efflux protein ApaG, whose protein sequence is MPTYEFQVEVETQYLPAQSAPQEGMFRFAYTITITNTGTVAAQLVAREWHIHDAHGREQLVRGLGVVGRQPLLQPGEAHRYTSGCELTTSTGTMHGSYLCVAEDAEVFHTPIPLFVLDVEDPDDGMPAAMPATRILH, encoded by the coding sequence ATGCCGACCTACGAGTTTCAGGTGGAAGTCGAAACCCAGTACCTGCCCGCGCAGTCCGCGCCGCAGGAGGGAATGTTTCGCTTTGCCTACACCATCACCATCACCAACACCGGCACGGTGGCTGCCCAGCTGGTGGCCCGAGAATGGCATATCCATGACGCCCACGGCCGCGAACAACTGGTACGCGGCCTGGGGGTGGTCGGGCGCCAGCCCCTGCTGCAGCCCGGCGAGGCCCACCGCTACACCAGCGGCTGCGAGCTGACCACGTCCACCGGTACCATGCACGGCAGCTATCTGTGCGTCGCCGAAGACGCCGAGGTGTTCCACACGCCCATCCCCCTGTTTGTGCTTGATGTCGAAGATCCGGATGACGGCATGCCCGCCGCCATGCCGGCCACCCGCATCCTCCACTGA
- the thiL gene encoding thiamine-phosphate kinase, producing MGEFDLIRRFFQRPVRRAALGVGDDCALLAPGPGMQLAVSCDMLVQGRHFFPDVDPHLLGHKSLAVNLSDLAASGATPLAFTLALSLPLADEAWCAAFSEGMFALAAQHDCELIGGDTTAGPLNICITVLGEVPAGQALLRSGARAGDDIWVSGNLGDARLALDALLGRHPLPPALLTTARTRLEAPTPRVALGQALRGVATSALDVSDGLLGDLQHILDASGVGACIDTSLTTPLIAAYADMLGSEAIFDRDYLRQCTLAGGDDYELCFTAPPQARDAVLQAGAASATPVTRIGCIEAHAGLRLVDAAGEPVAAHFASFDHFAD from the coding sequence GTGGGTGAATTTGATCTGATCCGCCGCTTCTTCCAGCGCCCCGTGCGCCGCGCCGCCCTGGGTGTGGGGGACGACTGCGCGCTGCTGGCCCCCGGACCCGGCATGCAGCTGGCCGTGTCCTGCGACATGCTGGTGCAGGGTCGCCACTTCTTTCCCGACGTGGACCCGCACCTGCTGGGCCACAAGTCCCTGGCCGTCAACCTGAGCGATCTGGCGGCCAGCGGTGCCACACCGCTGGCCTTCACGCTGGCGCTGTCGCTGCCCCTGGCCGACGAAGCCTGGTGTGCCGCATTTTCCGAAGGCATGTTCGCGCTGGCGGCCCAGCACGACTGCGAGCTGATCGGTGGCGACACCACGGCCGGGCCGCTGAACATCTGCATCACCGTCCTGGGCGAAGTGCCCGCCGGCCAGGCCCTGCTGCGCAGCGGCGCCCGCGCGGGCGACGATATCTGGGTCAGCGGCAACCTGGGCGATGCCCGCCTGGCGCTGGATGCATTGCTGGGACGCCACCCGCTGCCCCCCGCCCTGCTGACCACCGCCCGCACCCGGCTGGAAGCGCCCACGCCCCGCGTGGCCCTGGGCCAGGCGTTGCGCGGTGTGGCCACCAGCGCGCTGGATGTGAGCGACGGCCTGCTGGGCGATCTGCAGCACATTCTGGATGCCAGCGGCGTCGGCGCCTGCATCGACACCAGCCTGACGACGCCGCTGATCGCCGCCTATGCCGACATGCTGGGCTCCGAAGCCATTTTTGACCGCGACTATCTGCGCCAGTGCACCCTGGCCGGTGGCGACGATTACGAGCTGTGCTTCACCGCCCCGCCGCAGGCCCGCGACGCGGTGCTGCAGGCCGGTGCCGCCAGCGCCACACCCGTCACTCGCATCGGCTGCATCGAGGCCCACGCCGGTCTGCGTCTGGTGGACGCTGCGGGCGAGCCGGTGGCAGCGCACTTTGCCTCGTTCGACCATTTCGCGGACTGA
- a CDS encoding DUF4139 domain-containing protein has translation MHPALPALSLVCLTSLATAVQAQDSRITQVTVYPGSATVQRTLQVPPGARQAVLACLPAGLDAQTLQVSAPAGMTVGELSVRQQPRALIPGCAHPQQARIRALEDQIAALQAEAQGLEQAGGWLNRYTQPTGTAQIAATADALRRTGQSVAQRQHQLARERQALEEQLKPLQADAQRTGGAQGLASTVLVTLSAPQGGTLQLSYQVRGTGWQPGYRASLDVERQRVRLERTAQVSQNSGEDWRDVPLTLSTGQPNAAASGPLPRPWRISEAQPAPPAPPMPAPVAAPMARMASSAEMASLAPTPEPASFDASVFEGSHATQFVLPQRVNVPSNGEQLSLTLGEQQLDAQVLVRSTPALDAHAYLIASFALPETGVWPSGPIRLYRDGAYVGASRLDAAQVAQTGLGFGRDERVQLRALPTEQTQGSTGFTGSRQQRVESRRWEVRNLHRTPVTLQLLDAAPVAEQQDIRVESRYSPQPASTRWNGQPGSVLWELALPPGTTQQISAEHRISWPQDMRLRERR, from the coding sequence ATGCACCCTGCCCTGCCCGCACTTTCGCTGGTCTGCCTGACATCCCTGGCCACTGCGGTGCAGGCCCAGGACTCCCGCATCACACAGGTCACGGTCTACCCCGGCAGCGCCACCGTGCAGCGCACGCTGCAGGTGCCCCCAGGTGCACGCCAGGCCGTGCTGGCCTGCCTGCCCGCCGGGCTGGATGCACAGACCCTGCAGGTCAGTGCACCCGCCGGCATGACTGTGGGCGAGCTGTCGGTGCGCCAGCAGCCACGGGCGCTGATTCCCGGTTGTGCCCACCCGCAGCAGGCCCGCATCCGCGCGCTGGAAGACCAGATCGCCGCGCTGCAGGCCGAGGCCCAGGGGCTGGAGCAGGCAGGCGGCTGGCTGAACCGCTATACCCAGCCCACAGGCACCGCCCAGATTGCCGCCACGGCCGATGCACTGCGCCGCACCGGCCAGAGCGTGGCCCAGCGCCAGCACCAGCTGGCACGCGAGCGGCAGGCGCTGGAAGAGCAGCTCAAGCCGCTGCAGGCCGATGCACAGCGCACCGGCGGCGCCCAGGGCCTGGCCAGCACGGTGCTGGTCACGTTGTCGGCCCCCCAGGGCGGAACGCTGCAGCTGAGTTACCAGGTGCGGGGCACCGGCTGGCAACCCGGCTACCGTGCCAGCCTGGATGTGGAACGCCAGCGTGTGCGGCTGGAGCGCACCGCCCAGGTCAGCCAGAACAGCGGCGAGGACTGGCGCGATGTGCCGCTGACCCTGTCCACCGGGCAGCCCAATGCCGCCGCCAGCGGTCCGCTGCCGCGCCCTTGGCGCATCAGCGAAGCCCAGCCTGCGCCGCCGGCCCCGCCCATGCCCGCTCCGGTCGCCGCGCCCATGGCCCGCATGGCATCTTCGGCAGAAATGGCCAGTCTGGCCCCCACGCCGGAACCGGCCAGTTTCGACGCCAGCGTCTTCGAAGGCAGCCACGCCACCCAGTTCGTGCTGCCGCAGCGCGTCAACGTCCCCTCCAACGGCGAGCAGCTGAGCCTGACCTTGGGCGAGCAGCAGCTGGACGCCCAGGTGCTGGTGCGCAGCACGCCGGCGCTGGATGCACATGCCTACCTGATCGCCAGCTTTGCCCTGCCTGAAACAGGCGTCTGGCCCAGCGGCCCCATCCGCCTGTACCGCGACGGTGCCTATGTAGGCGCCAGCCGCCTGGATGCCGCCCAGGTGGCCCAGACCGGCCTGGGCTTTGGCCGCGACGAACGGGTGCAGCTGCGCGCCCTGCCCACCGAGCAGACACAGGGCAGCACGGGCTTCACCGGCAGCCGCCAGCAGCGGGTGGAAAGCCGCCGCTGGGAGGTGCGCAACCTGCACCGCACGCCGGTCACCTTGCAGCTGCTGGATGCCGCCCCGGTGGCAGAACAGCAGGACATCCGCGTGGAATCGCGCTACAGCCCACAGCCGGCCAGCACCCGCTGGAACGGACAGCCCGGCAGCGTGCTCTGGGAACTGGCCCTGCCGCCCGGAACCACCCAGCAGATCAGCGCCGAGCACCGCATCTCCTGGCCGCAGGACATGCGCTTGCGCGAGCGCCGCTGA
- a CDS encoding site-specific recombinase has protein sequence MKRNAHDLPRLLAELNPHAELAQRHLWLIHLIEWVRAAHPSTEGAVERVRLFLDALDADPDAAARLQLWWLQFIDQVDITTLLADFGFAPRTAFFSELTERLRYKLLPSTPETIDASELFSIALNEEFDVRWLQALDEPLLQRLALALSPAGSPGASFWQHALLGAITYCAGQILSTGFAPELRLRMSEEIRDEKPFHALIHDVESLRVEVLHGLRTTDRLEQAEARLRERLDACRAAVGTVYTHFAAEGISVGLVFRLRQLRTRIVRVRQLLDCLLSTRPELDAARLLAGFVSVGRDRRSLRALYDANSSLLAAKITERSAETGEHYITRTPREYLDMVRRAAGGGLVMSFTTLFKLALHVLALSAFWGGFLAGINYAISFVLIQLLHFTVATKQPAMTAPAIAAKLKDLERGNAVEEFVDEVANLTRSQVAAVLGNVLVVFPAALGLSLLVARLWGSPPLDPIHALQTLDSLSLLGPSLLFAAFTGVLLYASSILGGWVENWFVLRRMDSAIRYNPRITRLLGEKRALRWSGFLRQNISGLTSNIALGFMLGLTPAIAGFFGLGLEVRHVTLSSGQIGVASATLGLQVLHLPAFWWAAAMLPFNGALNVLVSFLLAFRTALRAHNVSGVERSRIYAGIRHRLRVRPLSFFLPSGTR, from the coding sequence ATGAAGCGAAATGCCCATGACCTGCCCCGCCTGCTGGCGGAGCTCAACCCCCATGCCGAACTGGCCCAGCGCCACCTCTGGCTGATTCACCTGATCGAATGGGTGCGCGCCGCCCATCCGTCCACCGAAGGCGCGGTGGAGCGCGTGCGCCTGTTTCTGGATGCCCTGGACGCCGACCCCGATGCCGCCGCACGCCTGCAACTGTGGTGGCTGCAGTTCATCGACCAGGTGGACATCACCACCTTGCTGGCCGATTTTGGTTTTGCCCCCCGCACCGCCTTCTTCAGCGAGCTGACGGAACGCCTGCGCTACAAGCTGCTGCCCAGCACGCCCGAGACGATCGACGCCTCCGAACTATTCTCCATAGCGCTGAACGAAGAGTTCGATGTGCGCTGGCTCCAGGCGCTGGACGAACCTCTGCTGCAGCGCCTGGCCCTGGCCCTCAGCCCCGCGGGCAGCCCGGGCGCCAGCTTCTGGCAGCACGCGCTGCTGGGCGCCATCACCTACTGCGCGGGCCAGATCCTGTCGACCGGCTTTGCCCCCGAGCTGCGCCTGCGCATGAGCGAGGAAATCCGCGATGAAAAGCCTTTCCACGCGCTAATCCACGATGTGGAAAGCCTGCGCGTGGAAGTGCTCCATGGCCTGCGCACCACCGACCGGCTGGAGCAGGCCGAGGCCCGCCTGCGCGAGCGGCTGGACGCCTGCCGCGCGGCGGTCGGCACGGTGTATACGCATTTTGCGGCCGAAGGCATCTCGGTCGGTCTGGTGTTCCGCCTGCGCCAGCTGCGCACCCGCATCGTGCGCGTGCGCCAGTTGCTGGACTGCCTGCTGTCCACGCGCCCCGAACTGGATGCGGCCCGCCTGCTGGCAGGCTTTGTCAGCGTGGGCCGCGACCGCCGCAGCCTGCGTGCGCTGTATGACGCCAATTCCTCGCTGCTGGCCGCCAAGATCACGGAACGCAGCGCCGAAACCGGTGAGCACTACATCACCCGCACCCCGCGCGAATACCTGGACATGGTGCGACGCGCCGCCGGTGGTGGCCTGGTGATGTCCTTCACCACCCTGTTCAAGCTGGCCCTGCATGTCCTGGCGCTGTCGGCCTTCTGGGGCGGTTTTCTGGCCGGCATCAACTACGCCATCAGCTTTGTGCTGATCCAGCTGCTGCACTTTACCGTGGCCACCAAGCAGCCGGCGATGACGGCGCCGGCCATTGCCGCCAAGCTCAAGGATCTGGAGCGCGGCAACGCCGTCGAGGAATTCGTCGACGAAGTGGCCAACCTCACCCGTTCGCAGGTGGCGGCCGTCCTGGGCAATGTGCTGGTGGTGTTCCCTGCCGCACTAGGCCTGTCGCTGCTGGTGGCACGCCTGTGGGGCTCCCCGCCGCTGGACCCCATCCATGCACTGCAGACCCTGGATTCGCTGAGCCTGCTGGGCCCGTCGCTGCTGTTTGCCGCCTTCACCGGCGTGCTGCTGTATGCCAGCAGCATCCTGGGCGGCTGGGTGGAGAACTGGTTTGTGCTGCGGCGCATGGATTCCGCCATCCGCTACAACCCCCGCATCACCCGGCTGCTGGGCGAAAAGCGGGCCCTGCGCTGGTCCGGCTTTCTGCGCCAGAACATCTCGGGCTTAACCTCCAACATCGCCCTGGGCTTCATGCTGGGGCTGACCCCGGCCATTGCGGGCTTTTTCGGACTGGGGCTGGAAGTACGTCATGTGACACTGTCCTCTGGTCAGATCGGCGTTGCCAGTGCTACGCTGGGCCTGCAGGTCCTGCACCTGCCTGCCTTCTGGTGGGCCGCGGCCATGTTGCCCTTCAACGGCGCACTGAATGTGCTGGTCAGTTTTCTTCTGGCGTTTCGCACCGCCTTGCGTGCGCACAACGTCAGCGGCGTGGAGCGTTCGCGCATCTACGCCGGCATTCGCCACCGGCTACGCGTCCGCCCGCTGAGCTTCTTCCTGCCATCCGGCACACGTTGA
- the rpe gene encoding ribulose-phosphate 3-epimerase translates to MSPTYRIAPSILSADFARLGEEVRNVIAAGADWIHFDVMDNHYVPNLTFGPMICQALKPHAVTPTGQPVPIDVHLMVQPVDDLATAFAKAGADYISFHPDASGHVHRSIQNIKGHGCKAGLVFNPATSLDVLDWVIEDIDLILLMSVNPGFGGQSFIDSTLRKVEAARKRIEASGKDIRLEVDGGIKEANIRAVADAGADTFVAGSAIFGKPDYRAVIDTMRANLAA, encoded by the coding sequence ATGAGCCCCACCTACCGCATTGCCCCTTCCATCCTGTCTGCCGACTTTGCCCGCCTGGGCGAAGAAGTGCGCAACGTCATTGCTGCCGGCGCTGACTGGATCCACTTCGATGTGATGGACAACCATTACGTGCCCAACCTGACATTTGGCCCCATGATCTGTCAGGCTTTGAAGCCCCATGCCGTGACCCCCACCGGCCAGCCTGTGCCCATCGACGTGCACCTGATGGTGCAGCCCGTGGACGATCTGGCCACGGCCTTTGCCAAGGCGGGCGCGGACTACATCAGCTTCCACCCCGATGCCTCGGGCCATGTGCACCGCAGCATCCAGAACATCAAGGGACATGGCTGCAAGGCCGGCCTGGTGTTCAACCCCGCCACGTCGCTGGACGTGCTGGACTGGGTGATCGAGGACATCGACCTGATCCTTCTGATGAGCGTGAACCCCGGTTTCGGTGGCCAAAGCTTCATCGACAGCACGCTGCGCAAGGTGGAAGCCGCACGCAAGCGTATCGAAGCCTCCGGCAAGGACATCCGCCTGGAGGTGGATGGCGGCATCAAGGAAGCCAACATCCGCGCCGTGGCCGATGCGGGTGCCGACACCTTTGTGGCCGGCAGCGCCATCTTCGGCAAGCCCGACTACCGGGCCGTGATCGACACCATGCGCGCCAACCTGGCGGCCTGA